Proteins co-encoded in one Alkalispirillum mobile genomic window:
- a CDS encoding acyl-CoA dehydrogenase, protein MNTLIAIVVALLGFLALAYRGVRLPVWTAAVALYLLGLWLSGVASGTAAGITALVLAPVALLLNLPGLRRRVVTRPVFRAFKRVLPPMTATEREALEAGDTWWEGELFQGQPDWQQLRDTPVTALTEEEQAFLDNQVVALCRMLDNDQIEREAHDLPAEVWDYIRRERFFSMIIPKAYGGHGFSSYAQSCVVTRIATRNISAAVTVMVPNSLGPGELLMHYGTQAQKDYWLPRLADGTEIPCFALTGPDVGSDAASMPDYGVVCRGEHEGREVLGIRLNFSKRYITLAPVATVLGLAFKLHDPDGLLGGEQDRGITCALVPTDHPGVQVGERHFPMAMAFMNGPVQGEDVFIPLEWIIGGPEMAGRGWRMLMECLSVGRALSLPALGAAAGHMSARMTGAYARIRRQFKLPIGKFEGVQEAMARIGGYAYRLEAARRLTASAGDLGVKPSVVSAIAKYHMTEMMRTSLNDAMDVHGGRGIIYGPRNYLACSYQAIPVGITVEGANILTRNLMVFGQGAIRCHPYVFPEMEAARKDDLAGFDRLLFSHLGYSVNRGVRAFVLGLSGARLGGSPTGGPTARYYRELSRMSAALAFVADVAMGVLGGDLKRKERLSARLGDVLSHLYLASAVLKFHEDAGSPEAELPFVRWALDDSLNTIYEAFDGFLRNFPSRLLAGFMRRVIFPLGRPYHAAADRDGQRVAEALMEPAGVRERLTAIGYWAEEDRNDPMGRMEVALRTLVAVEPLYNRFQKWVAKGEVQGFSFAERLTHAREQGLVTEAEAEQLQAWEDLRYDCVITDAFPPEVISPRPSESARETRADWRQRAVS, encoded by the coding sequence CTGGCTCCGGTGGCGCTGTTGCTCAACCTGCCGGGGCTGCGTCGGCGGGTGGTCACCCGGCCGGTCTTCCGCGCCTTCAAGCGGGTGCTGCCGCCCATGACCGCCACCGAGCGCGAGGCGCTGGAGGCCGGGGATACCTGGTGGGAGGGGGAGCTGTTCCAGGGGCAGCCGGACTGGCAGCAGCTGCGCGATACCCCGGTGACCGCGCTCACGGAAGAGGAGCAGGCCTTCCTCGACAACCAGGTGGTGGCGCTCTGCCGCATGCTGGACAACGACCAGATCGAGCGGGAGGCTCACGACCTGCCCGCTGAGGTGTGGGACTACATCCGGCGGGAGCGCTTCTTCAGCATGATCATCCCCAAGGCGTACGGTGGCCACGGGTTTTCCAGTTATGCCCAGAGCTGCGTGGTGACGCGCATCGCCACCCGCAACATTTCGGCGGCGGTCACGGTGATGGTGCCTAACTCCCTGGGGCCGGGGGAGCTGCTGATGCACTACGGCACCCAGGCGCAGAAGGACTACTGGTTGCCCCGGCTGGCGGATGGCACAGAGATCCCCTGTTTCGCCCTCACCGGGCCGGACGTGGGCTCCGATGCGGCGTCCATGCCGGACTACGGGGTGGTCTGCCGCGGCGAGCACGAGGGCCGCGAGGTGCTGGGCATCCGCCTGAACTTCTCCAAGCGCTACATCACCCTGGCGCCGGTGGCCACGGTGCTCGGTCTGGCCTTCAAGCTGCATGACCCGGACGGGCTGCTGGGTGGCGAGCAGGATCGCGGGATCACCTGCGCGTTGGTGCCCACCGATCACCCGGGGGTGCAGGTGGGGGAGCGCCACTTCCCCATGGCCATGGCCTTCATGAACGGCCCGGTGCAGGGCGAGGATGTCTTCATCCCGCTGGAGTGGATCATCGGCGGGCCGGAGATGGCCGGGCGCGGCTGGCGCATGCTGATGGAATGCCTGTCGGTGGGCCGGGCGCTGTCCCTGCCCGCGCTGGGTGCCGCCGCCGGCCACATGAGCGCACGCATGACCGGCGCCTACGCGCGCATCCGCCGCCAGTTCAAGCTGCCCATCGGCAAGTTCGAGGGGGTGCAGGAGGCCATGGCCCGCATCGGCGGCTATGCCTACCGACTGGAGGCAGCCCGCCGGCTCACCGCCAGCGCCGGTGATCTCGGCGTGAAGCCGTCCGTGGTCTCGGCCATCGCCAAGTACCACATGACCGAGATGATGCGCACCTCGCTCAATGACGCCATGGACGTCCACGGCGGCCGCGGGATCATTTACGGGCCCCGCAACTACCTGGCCTGCAGCTACCAGGCCATCCCGGTGGGCATCACCGTGGAGGGGGCCAACATCCTGACCCGCAACCTGATGGTCTTCGGCCAGGGGGCGATCCGTTGCCACCCCTACGTCTTTCCGGAGATGGAGGCGGCACGCAAGGACGACCTGGCCGGGTTCGACCGGCTGCTGTTCAGCCACCTCGGCTACTCGGTGAACCGGGGCGTGCGCGCCTTCGTGCTCGGACTCAGCGGTGCCCGCCTGGGGGGGAGCCCCACCGGCGGGCCCACCGCCCGCTACTACCGCGAGCTCTCGCGCATGAGCGCGGCCCTGGCCTTCGTCGCCGACGTGGCCATGGGCGTGCTCGGCGGCGACCTGAAGCGCAAGGAGCGGCTCTCCGCCCGGTTGGGCGATGTGCTCAGCCACCTCTACCTGGCCTCGGCGGTGCTCAAGTTTCACGAGGATGCCGGCAGCCCGGAGGCGGAGCTGCCCTTCGTGCGCTGGGCCCTGGACGACTCGCTGAACACTATCTACGAGGCCTTCGACGGTTTTCTGCGCAACTTCCCCAGCCGGCTGCTGGCCGGGTTCATGCGCCGGGTGATCTTCCCCCTCGGGCGGCCCTACCATGCGGCCGCTGACCGGGACGGCCAGCGGGTGGCCGAGGCCCTGATGGAGCCGGCTGGCGTGCGGGAGCGGTTGACGGCCATCGGTTACTGGGCGGAGGAGGACCGGAACGACCCCATGGGTCGCATGGAGGTGGCCCTGCGCACCCTGGTGGCGGTGGAGCCGCTGTACAACCGGTTCCAGAAGTGGGTGGCCAAGGGCGAGGTGCAGGGCTTCAGCTTCGCCGAGCGCCTTACCCATGCCCGCGAGCAGGGGCTGGTCACCGAGGCCGAGGCGGAGCAGCTGCAGGCCTGGGAGGACCTGCGCTACGACTGCGTCATCACCGATGCCTTCCCGCCGGAGGTGATCAGCCCGCGTCCGTCGGAGTCGGCGCGGGAGACCCGGGCGGATTGGCGTCAGCGCGCGGTTTCCTGA